One region of Paralichthys olivaceus isolate ysfri-2021 chromosome 12, ASM2471397v2, whole genome shotgun sequence genomic DNA includes:
- the LOC109627902 gene encoding leucine-rich repeat-containing protein 74A → MSTLSFESLCLREDDCPSPDQPRGEEYEFDTDLESDENKESNKETSVAEVYLQACKLVGVVPVSYFIRNLDSSTMTLTHHGLGPLGCKALAIALVSDMHINTLELANNHIQAEGAKYIVEMLRANFTIQHLDLSNNCLKSAGAEHVAKMLLDNISLKSLKLSGNRFTDDDAKYFADSFLINSRIKELDLSHNEFCGKGGEHLGQMLANNEGLEVLDLSWNHLRMKGAVALSAGLKVNMMLKHLDLSWNGFGNEGALAMGEALKFNSTLVHLNLSNNRLTNESVGMLCRGLEYNDTLRVLLLAYNSITVEGALALVTVVKNTPRTALEEINMSNVLVNENFVHLLEVTCQEHPGLDVQYGGVGGFIAKKPPKRVNPMKIIQDYLDQRKLRLWDFFRNIDKDGTMRVPVTDFRKAVQQSSIPLDRYQIEELIQRLDRDRTGMVDYRGLADTRKQMMRDHRRQLRKVESRQKKEKQKSDRILKTFQKAVEAVTPHGSIVISPGAAKEDSSGPQQFSATPLSSWHHIVMSNSSRYSVTNLSNEHVHLPMLGGSASYRPTTSLAMRSYSQPNLLDDSPCSSPCKSISAQGIRSDPEMSHSKLSPTANPLTRSRPALNAKKTEGKAKTKKVKKKKTKKQEEKGSKNPNQTVK, encoded by the exons ATGTCAACATTGTCTTTCGAGTCCCTCTGCTTAAGAGAGGATGATTGTCCGTCGCCAGATCAGCCCCGAGGAGAGGAGTACGAGTTTGACACAGACTTGGAGTCTGATG AAAACAAGGAGAGCAACAAGGAGACATCTGTAGCTGAAGTGTACCTGCAGGCCTGCAAGCTCGTGGGTGTGGTGCCGGTCTCCTACTTCATACGAAACCTTGACTCTTCAACCATGACCCTCACCCACCATGGACTGGGACCTCTGGGATGCAAGGCACTTGCTATAGCTTTGGTG agCGACATGCACATCAACACTCTGGAACTGGCAAACAATCACATTCAAGCTGAAGGAGCCAAGTATATTGTGGAAATGCTGAGGGCCAATTTCACCATCCAGCATCTG GATTTGTCCAACAACTGTCTGAAGTCTGCAGGAGCCGAGCATGTGGCTAAAATGTTACTGGacaatatttcattaaaatcttTGAAACTTTCAG GTAATAGATTTACTGATGATGATGCTAAATACTTTGCAGATTCCTTCTTG ATCAATTCCAGAATTAAGGAACTTGACCTGAGCCATAATGAATTTTGTGGAAAAGGAGGTGAACATTTGGGTCAGATGTTAG CAAACAATGAAGGTCTGGAGGTGCTGGACCTCAGCTGGAATCATCTGAGAATGAAAGGGGCTGTAGCTTTATCTGCAGGACTCAAA gtgaatatgatgttaaaACACCTTGACTTATCATGGAATGGTTTTGGAAATGAAGGCGCCCTGGCCATGGGAGAGGCCCTAAAATTCAACAGCACCCTGGTTCACCTCAACCTCAGCAACAACCGGCTCACCAACGAGAGCGTCGGCATGCTGTGCAGAGGCCTGGAGTACAATGACACACTCCGAGTCCTGCTG CTGGCGTACAACTCTATAACAGTAGAGGGAGCACTGGCCTTGGTTACTGTGGTGAAGAACACACCTAGAACTGCCCTGGAGGAGATAAACATGAGT AACGTGCTCGTAAATGAGAACTTTGTGCATCTGTTGGAGGTGACGTGTCAGGAGCATCCTGGTCTGGATGTACagtatggaggggtggggggcttCATAGCTAAGAAGCCGCCGAAACGTGTCAATCCAATGAAGATCATCCAG GATTATCTGGACCAACGTAAGCTGCGTCTGTGGGATTTCTTCAGGAACATAGACAAAGACGGCACCATGCGAGTCCCTGTCACCGACTTCAGGAAGGCCGTGCAG CAATCAAGCATTCCTTTGGATCGATACCAGATTGAGGAGCTGATTCAGAGACTTGATCGTGACAGGACAGGGATGGTGGACTACAG GGGATTGGCAGATACCAGGAAACAGATGATGAGGGATCACCGCCGCCAGCTGAGGAAGGTTGAGTCCcgtcagaagaaagaaaagcaaaaaagcgACCGCATCCTCAAGACGTTCCAGAAGGCCGTGGAGGCAGTGACACCCCACGGCTCCATAGTCATATCTCCAGGTGCTGCCAAGGAGGACTCAAGTGGCCCGCAGCAGTTCTCTGCCACCCCCCTCAGCTCCTGGCACCACATTGTCATGTCCAACAGCAGTCGTTACTCTGTCACCAACCTGAGCAACGAGCATGTCCACCTGCCAATGTTAGGAGGCAGTGCGTCTTACCGTCCAACCACTTCTCTGGCGATGCGCTCCTACTCCCAGCCCAACCTGCTGGATGACTCCCCGTGCTCTTCCCCATGCAAGTCTATCTCCGCTCAGGGGATACGCTCTGATCCAGAAATGAGCCACAGCAAACTGAGCCCCACCGCTAACCCCCTGACCAGATCCCGGCCGGCTCTCAACGCCAAGAAGACAGAGGGTAAAGCTAAAaccaagaaagtgaaaaagaagaaaacaaagaagcaggaggagaagggcTCAAAGAATCCTAATCAAACTGTCAAGTGA
- the olfm4.2 gene encoding olfactomedin-4: protein MLPILLLLIPVLSPALAWIPVEDWESGNVTASVGDSGQCVCHVYVPDTTFPADRVQHMQQVSKDLILEMEIQMDKMVSYEGKLEIYLEELIGLTDRVAMLQSSSNKYIKLDFELLRNELREFDTLVSQLRDSINSSSPLFDSLYTEIHNMTLIVNQLETYDKSNLDMIRIEFAKLQKKLEECQKDQEFFKPDIGNCNHTGIMNISKPMVVQMNAHLSADYQYGGWGKDSKPVQGYESMFFYGAYRNSHVYDFYFYSDYKKLILRSAFKHHSLSYGWQGTGNNYIVHRNTVYYQNNSPFSMTKLNLTSSEYDHKLIPAASQKYSYRYADNQNLDFAADENGLWVMYASEESMGNIVLAKLDEESFSIAGVWNTSAFKQLAGNAFMACGVMYATRPVDLNTEEIFYSLDTKTREEKQLNIRFQKFQEKYTNLDYNPTEQKLYMYNNGYYVSYNVRFNSE, encoded by the exons ATGCTGCcaattctgctgctgctgattccaGTCCTCAGTCCTGCTTTGGCCTGGATT CCAGTGGAGGACTGGGAGTCTGGCAATGTGACTGCATCTGTGGGTGACTCGGGTCAGTGCGTTTGTCACGTGTATGTGCCAGACACCACCTTCCCCGCCGACCGGGTGCAGCACATGCAACAAGTCAGCAAAGATCTGATCCTAGAAATGGAAATCCAAATGGACAAG ATGGTGAGCTATGAAGGAAAACTGGAGATCTATCTGGAAGAACTGATAGGTCTGACAGATAGAGTGGCCAtgttgcagagcagcagcaacaagtaCATCAAACTGGACTTTGAGTTGCTCAGGAACGAGCTCCGAGAGTTTGACACTCTGGTGTCGCAGCTCAGAGACTCCATCAACTCCTCCTCACCCCTGTTCGACAGCCTGTACACTGAG ATTCATAACATGACGCTCATTGTAAATCAACTGGAGACCTACGACAAGAGCAACCTGGACATGATCCGTATTGAGTTTGCCAAGCTACAGAAGAAGTTGGAGGAGTGCCAGAAGGACCAGGAGTTCTTCAAGCCAGATATTG gCAACTGCAACCACACAGGAATCATGAACATCAGCAAACCCATGGTGGTGCAAATGAACGCTCATTTGAGTGCAGATTACCAATATGGAGGCTGGGGGAAAGACTCCAAACCTGTCCAAGGCTATGAGTCCATGTTCTTCTATGGTGCATACAGAAATTCCCATGTGTATGACTTCTATTTTTACTCCGACTACAAGAAGCTGATTCTGAGGTCTGCATTCAAACACCATAGCCTATCATACGGGTGGCAAGGTACTGGTAACAATTACATTGTTCACAGGAACACTGTATACTACCAGAACAACTCGCCTTTCAGTATGACCAAGCTGAATCTGACAAGTTCCGAATACGACCACAAACTTATTCCAGCTGCCAGTCAGAAGTACTCATACAGATACGCAGATAACCAGAACCTGGACTTTGCAGCAGATGAAAATGGCTTGTGGGTAATGTATGCCTCAGAGGAGAGCATGGGTAACATCGTCCTCGCCAAGCTAGATGAGGAATCATTCAGCATCGCGGGTGTGTGGAACACTAGTGCGTTCAAGCAGCTGGCTGGCAACGCTTTTATGGCGTGTGGAGTCATGTATGCCACCAGGCCGGTGGATCTGAACACAGAGGAGATCTTCTATTCGTTAGACACAAAGACCAGGGAGGAGAAGCAGCTCAACATTCGCTTCCAGAAGTTTCAGGAGAAATACACCAACCTGGACTACAACCCCACTGAGCAGAAGCTCTACATGTACAACAATGGCTACTATGTGTCCTACAATGTGAGGTTTAACAGTGAATGA
- the olfm4.1 gene encoding olfactomedin-4 — MIGTLCIFMLLSSTAAWGSVGLWSQRGVRNGTGGGSRDRCTCDAFLPSSTFPNRDLVVVEETAVEISHQLEHEMGKLEDYETKLTAYAERIIQLTVEIEKIEKNPHDYNDADMDEVKVEIKQVEALVKELQLSIASSTTVFESLHEQITAMVETLDRMEKTYDKNMVLVTRREYIKVQMELEECERRHQELFNPNIGSCAHSGIIRVSKPIVSQLNAHLNSGYKFGGWGKDSKPVPDRESMYWYSGSTSSSIFEIKFYTSYKNLILRNQFQHHNLQSGWSGTANNFIVRDNTLYYQINSPFGLAKLNFTTLEYESRVIAKASNRFSYTNTPNQNFDFAADETGLWVTYATEESSGLMVIAKINETSFGVEEEWQTSVYKPGVSNAFMVCGVLYAARRVDFETEEIFYKYDTRTKQESHISVLFKKFQDNFSNLDFNPTDQRLYMYNDGYYVSYHLWFNHTTKATVAPPFLLTS; from the exons ATGATCGGCACTCTGTGTATCTTTATGCTGCTGAGCTCCACGGCAGCCTGGGGG TCTGTGGGCCTGTGGAGTCAACGGGGAGTGAGGAatggaacaggaggaggaagcagggaCAGATGTACCTGTGATGCCTTCCTGCCCAGTTCAACCTTCCCCAACAGAGACCTGGTGGTGGTAGAGGAGACAGCTGTGGAGATCTCCCACCAACTGGAACACGAGATGGGCAAG CTGGAAGACTATGAGACCAAGCTGACTGCATATGCAGAAAGAATAATCCAGCTGACAGTGGAGATTGAGAAGATCGAGAAGAACCCTCATGACTACAATGACGCAGACATGGACGAGGTGAAGGTGGAGATCAAACAAGTTGAAGCTTTGGTTAAAGAGCTGCAGCTTTCCATCGCGAGCTCCACCACTGTCTTTGAGTCTCTGCACGAACAG ATCACAGCCATGGTAGAGACCCTGGACAGGATGGAGAAGACCTATGACAAGAACATGGTTCTGGTGACCCGCCGGGAATACATTAAGGTGCAAATGGAACTGGAGGAGTGCGAGAGACGCCACCAGGAGCTCTTCAACCCCAACATTG GTTCCTGTGCCCACAGCGGCATCATCAGGGTCAGCAAGCCCATTGTGAGCCAGTTGAACGCCCATCTAAACTCTGGCTACAAATTTGGAGGCTGGGGTAAAGATTCCAAGCCTGTTCCCGACAGAGAGTCTATGTACTGGTACTCTGGCTCCACTAGTAGCTCCATTTTTGAAATCAAGTTTTACACCAGCTATAAGAATCTAATTTTAAGAAACCAGTTCCAGCATCACAACTTACAGAGTGGCTGGAGCGGCACAGCGAACAATTTCATCGTCCGTGATAACACCTTGTATTATCAGATCAACAGTCCGTTCGGTCTGGCCAAACTGAATTTCACCACCTTGGAATATGAGTCCAGGGTGATTGCTAAAGCCAGCAACAGATTCTCCTACACCAACACCCCCAATCAAAACTTTGACTTTGCAGCAGATGAGACTGGCCTGTGGGTGACCTACGCAACGGAGGAGTCCAGCGGACTCATGGTCATCGCTAAAATAAACGAGACCTCTTTTGGGGTTGAGGAGGAATGGCAGACCAGCGTCTACAAACCAGGGGTGAGCAACGCCTTTATGGTGTGTGGCGTTCTGTATGCGGCCAGGAGAGTAGATTTCGAGACTGAAGAAATCTTTTATAAGTACGACACCCGCACCAAACAGGAGAGCCACATTAGCGTCCTGTTTAAGAAGTTCCAGGATAATTTCTCTAACCTGGACTTCAACCCCACCGACCAGAGGCTCTACATGTACAACGACGGCTACTATGTCAGCTATCATCTGTGGTTTAACCACACCACTAAAGCCACTGTTGCGCCTCCATTCCTCCTGACCTCCTGA